A single genomic interval of Pseudomonas sp. FeN3W harbors:
- a CDS encoding acyl-CoA dehydrogenase family protein: MDFAYSPRVEALRQQLRAFMDQYIVPRVGAWHAEVAAGQYPVSFMDDLKALARSEGLWNLFLPSLREDEPGMGLSNLEYAPLAEIMGRVHWASEVFNCNAPDTGNMELLHLFASPEQRERWLKPLLEGEIRSAFAMTEPDVPSSDATNIQTLIHRDGDDYVINGRKWFITNASHPNCKLLIVMGKTDPDAETHQQQSMILVPFDTPGVELVRNIPVMNHIAPEGHCELLLKSVRVPASNLLGKEGDGFMMAQARLGPGRIHHCMRSIGMAELALELMVERCQERKAFGKYLQQYSNVADWIAESRIEIEQARLLVLKTAWMIDEVGAKAARKEISMIKALVPRMHTRVVDRAIQVYGAMGLTPDTPLADMWTGGRALRFADGPDQVHLRSIAKMEIKASEASRGATAAYLTPPGRH; the protein is encoded by the coding sequence ATGGATTTCGCCTACAGCCCACGTGTCGAGGCGCTGCGCCAGCAGCTGCGCGCCTTCATGGACCAGTACATCGTGCCGCGAGTTGGCGCCTGGCATGCCGAGGTCGCGGCCGGCCAGTACCCCGTTTCCTTTATGGACGACCTCAAGGCACTGGCCCGTTCGGAAGGGCTGTGGAACCTGTTCCTGCCATCGCTCCGCGAGGATGAGCCGGGCATGGGGCTGAGCAACCTCGAGTACGCGCCGCTGGCGGAGATCATGGGGCGCGTGCACTGGGCCTCTGAGGTGTTCAACTGCAACGCACCGGACACCGGCAATATGGAGCTGCTGCACCTGTTCGCCAGCCCCGAACAGCGCGAGCGCTGGCTCAAACCGCTGCTGGAGGGCGAAATCCGCTCGGCCTTCGCCATGACCGAGCCGGATGTGCCGTCCTCCGACGCCACCAACATCCAGACGCTGATCCACCGTGACGGCGACGACTACGTGATCAACGGTCGCAAGTGGTTCATCACCAACGCCTCGCACCCCAACTGCAAGCTGTTGATCGTCATGGGCAAGACCGACCCGGACGCCGAAACCCATCAGCAGCAGAGCATGATCCTGGTGCCGTTCGACACGCCCGGTGTCGAGCTGGTGCGCAACATCCCGGTGATGAACCATATCGCCCCGGAAGGCCACTGCGAACTCCTGCTGAAGAGCGTGCGCGTGCCGGCTAGCAACCTGCTCGGCAAGGAAGGCGACGGCTTCATGATGGCGCAGGCACGCCTGGGCCCGGGGCGCATCCACCACTGCATGCGCTCGATCGGCATGGCCGAGCTGGCGCTGGAGCTGATGGTCGAGCGCTGCCAGGAGCGCAAGGCGTTCGGCAAGTACCTGCAGCAGTATTCCAACGTCGCCGACTGGATCGCCGAATCGCGCATCGAGATCGAGCAGGCGCGGCTGCTGGTGCTCAAGACCGCCTGGATGATCGACGAGGTCGGTGCCAAGGCGGCGCGCAAGGAAATCTCCATGATCAAGGCCCTGGTGCCGCGCATGCACACCCGCGTGGTGGACCGCGCCATCCAGGTCTACGGCGCCATGGGCCTGACCCCGGATACGCCGCTGGCCGACATGTGGACCGGTGGCCGCGCCCTGCGCTTCGCCGATGGCCCGGACCAGGTGCACCTGCGCAGCATCGCGAAAATGGAAATCAAGGCCAGTGAAGCCAGCCGCGGTGCGACGGCCGCCTACCTCACCCCGCCCGGCCGCCACTGA
- a CDS encoding 4Fe-4S binding protein: protein MASREIWSLAGTFSTWVKGFVILLILSVCAASLQAREYEAEQQRLDKFFPGASLSAAEGDYQVRTITKGDEVLGYAFQSINVVDIPAYSGKPINMQVLLDPQGVIVDAYVLEHHEPILLIGIPEEELHAFNAKYQGIRVDQRVVVGRSRDENAVTIDAVTGATVTVMVVNEIVMRAAHDVAVSLGLVESKAGIAQKPATVREDYYEQATWSDLTGNGAIRRLHLTKGDIDEAFKGTEGEGIDEAAADEVQDTFIDLYATHLNPPTIGRALLGDAHYRTLMDELKPGEHAVAVMGSGEYSFKGSGYVRGGIFDRVQLRQFGNVISFRDMDFQRLDDVYAEGIPDFREMAVFIVREHAAFDPGSPWTLELLVRRQTGPISGMFTSFELPYQMPEQYIERPQPTAEELAAIEEANRPVWVNIWYQKSFQIGVILVALGLLTVILFLQDKFTQRPQFLHWLRRGYLVFTVVFIGWYALGQLSVVNVLTFVHALFQDFRWELFLSDPVIFIIWTFTAASILLWGRGVFCGWLCPFGALQELINEAARKLKVPQYELPFAVHERLWAIKYIVLLVLFGISLESMMMAEKAAEVEPFKTAITLKFDRQWWFVAYAVFLLVINIFTRKVYCRYVCPLGAALSISSKVRLFDWLKRRPECGNPCQLCAKECEIQAIHPDGHINHNECHYCLDCQMTYHNENKCPPLILKNKRAKRGKKAPAEPSLIPVVQVVEP from the coding sequence ATGGCTTCCCGTGAAATCTGGTCGCTGGCCGGTACATTCAGTACCTGGGTCAAGGGCTTTGTCATTCTGCTGATTCTGAGCGTCTGCGCAGCGTCGCTGCAGGCCAGGGAATACGAAGCCGAACAGCAGCGTCTCGACAAGTTCTTCCCCGGAGCCAGCCTCTCGGCAGCCGAGGGCGACTACCAGGTCCGCACGATCACCAAGGGTGACGAGGTGCTCGGCTATGCCTTCCAGTCCATCAACGTGGTGGACATTCCCGCCTATTCCGGCAAACCCATCAACATGCAGGTGCTGCTCGATCCGCAGGGTGTGATCGTCGATGCCTACGTGCTCGAACACCATGAGCCGATCCTGCTGATCGGCATTCCCGAAGAAGAGCTGCACGCCTTCAATGCCAAGTACCAGGGCATCCGGGTCGACCAGCGCGTCGTGGTCGGCCGTTCCCGGGACGAGAATGCGGTCACCATCGATGCCGTCACCGGTGCCACCGTCACGGTGATGGTGGTCAACGAGATCGTCATGCGCGCGGCGCATGACGTCGCGGTGTCGCTTGGGCTGGTGGAGAGCAAGGCCGGCATCGCGCAGAAACCGGCCACCGTTCGCGAGGATTACTACGAGCAGGCGACCTGGAGCGACCTGACCGGCAACGGTGCGATCCGCCGCCTGCACCTGACCAAGGGCGACATCGACGAGGCGTTCAAGGGTACCGAGGGCGAAGGCATCGACGAGGCCGCGGCGGATGAGGTGCAGGACACCTTCATCGACCTCTACGCCACCCATCTGAATCCGCCGACCATCGGCCGCGCGCTGCTCGGCGATGCGCACTACCGCACGCTGATGGATGAGCTCAAACCCGGCGAGCACGCCGTCGCGGTGATGGGCAGTGGCGAGTACTCGTTCAAGGGCTCGGGCTATGTGCGCGGCGGCATCTTCGATCGGGTCCAGCTGCGCCAGTTCGGCAACGTCATCAGCTTCCGCGACATGGACTTCCAGCGCCTGGACGACGTATACGCCGAAGGCATTCCGGATTTCCGCGAGATGGCGGTGTTCATCGTCCGTGAACACGCCGCGTTCGATCCGGGCTCGCCCTGGACGCTGGAGCTGCTGGTGCGCCGTCAGACCGGCCCGATCAGCGGCATGTTCACCAGCTTCGAGCTGCCCTACCAGATGCCCGAGCAGTACATCGAGCGCCCACAGCCGACCGCCGAGGAACTGGCCGCCATTGAGGAAGCCAACCGCCCGGTGTGGGTCAACATCTGGTACCAGAAGTCGTTCCAGATCGGCGTGATCCTCGTGGCGCTGGGCCTGCTGACGGTCATCCTGTTCCTGCAGGACAAATTCACCCAGCGGCCGCAGTTCCTGCACTGGCTGCGCCGCGGCTACCTGGTGTTCACCGTGGTGTTCATCGGCTGGTACGCGCTGGGGCAACTGTCGGTGGTCAACGTGCTGACCTTCGTTCACGCGCTGTTCCAGGACTTCCGCTGGGAGCTGTTCCTCTCCGATCCGGTGATCTTCATCATCTGGACCTTCACCGCCGCCAGCATCCTGCTCTGGGGCCGCGGCGTGTTCTGCGGCTGGCTGTGCCCCTTCGGTGCGCTGCAGGAGTTGATCAACGAGGCCGCACGCAAGCTGAAGGTGCCGCAGTACGAGCTGCCCTTTGCCGTGCATGAGCGGCTCTGGGCGATCAAGTACATCGTCCTGCTGGTGCTGTTCGGCATCTCCCTCGAGTCGATGATGATGGCCGAGAAGGCTGCCGAGGTTGAGCCGTTCAAGACCGCCATCACCCTCAAGTTCGACCGCCAGTGGTGGTTCGTCGCCTACGCGGTGTTCCTGCTGGTCATCAACATCTTCACCCGCAAGGTGTACTGCCGCTACGTCTGCCCGCTGGGTGCGGCGCTGTCGATCAGCAGCAAGGTTCGCCTGTTCGACTGGCTCAAGCGGCGCCCGGAATGTGGCAACCCCTGCCAGCTGTGCGCCAAGGAATGCGAGATCCAGGCCATCCACCCGGATGGGCACATCAACCACAACGAGTGCCATTACTGCCTGGACTGCCAGATGACGTATCACAACGAGAACAAGTGCCCGCCGCTGATCCTGAAGAACAAGCGCGCCAAGCGCGGCAAGAAGGCACCGGCCGAGCCGTCGCTGATTCCCGTAGTGCAAGTAGTGGAACCCTGA
- the nosZ gene encoding TAT-dependent nitrous-oxide reductase, whose protein sequence is MSDKSKNNPEVLEKGGMSRRGFLGASAVTGAAVAATAFGGAVMSRESWAAAVKEARQNIHVAPGELDDYYGFWSGGHQGEVRVMGVPSMRELMRIPVFNVDSATGWGLTNESRAIMGDSAKFLNGDCHHPHISMTDGKYDGKYLFINDKANTRVARIRLDIMKCDKMITVPNCQAIHGLRLQKVPHTKYVFANAEFVIPHPNDGKVFDLQDENSYTMYNVIDAEKMEMAFQIIVDGNLDNTDADYTGRFTAATCYNSEKAYDLGGMMRNERDWVVVFDIEAAEKAVKAGKFITLGDSKVPVLDGRKKAEKDSQFTRYIPVPKNPHGLNTSSDGKYFIANGKLSPTVSMIEIARLPDLFADKLADPRDTIAAEVELGLGPLHTTFDGRGNAYTTVFIDSQVVKWNMADAVRAYKGEKVNYIKQKLDVHYQPGHIHASLCETSEADGKWLVALCKFGKDRFLPTGPLHPENDQLIDISGEEMKLVHDGPTYAEPHDCIMARRDQIKPKKLWDRNDPFFAPTVERAKKDGINLETDNKVIRDGNKVRVYMTSMAPAFGVQEFTVKQGDEVTVTITNIDQIEDVSHGFVMVNHGASMEISPQQTSSITFIADKPGLHWYYCSWFCHALHMEMVGRMMVEPA, encoded by the coding sequence ATGAGTGACAAGAGCAAGAACAATCCCGAGGTACTGGAGAAGGGCGGCATGAGCCGTCGTGGCTTCCTCGGCGCCAGCGCGGTTACCGGCGCAGCTGTTGCGGCCACCGCCTTCGGTGGCGCAGTGATGAGCCGCGAGTCCTGGGCCGCAGCGGTCAAGGAAGCGCGGCAGAACATCCACGTCGCGCCAGGCGAACTGGACGACTACTACGGCTTCTGGAGCGGCGGCCACCAGGGCGAAGTACGTGTAATGGGCGTCCCGTCGATGCGCGAACTGATGCGCATCCCGGTGTTCAACGTCGACTCCGCCACCGGCTGGGGCCTGACCAACGAAAGCCGCGCGATCATGGGCGACAGCGCCAAGTTCCTCAATGGCGACTGCCACCACCCGCACATCTCCATGACCGACGGCAAGTACGACGGCAAGTACCTGTTCATCAACGACAAGGCCAACACCCGCGTCGCCCGTATCCGCCTGGATATCATGAAGTGCGACAAGATGATCACCGTGCCGAACTGCCAGGCCATCCACGGCCTGCGTCTGCAGAAGGTGCCGCACACCAAGTACGTGTTCGCCAACGCCGAATTCGTCATCCCGCATCCGAACGACGGCAAGGTCTTCGACCTGCAGGATGAAAACAGCTACACCATGTACAACGTCATCGACGCCGAAAAGATGGAGATGGCCTTCCAGATCATCGTCGACGGCAACCTCGACAACACCGACGCCGATTACACCGGCCGCTTCACCGCTGCCACCTGCTACAACTCGGAAAAGGCCTACGACCTCGGCGGCATGATGCGCAACGAGCGTGACTGGGTCGTGGTGTTCGACATCGAGGCGGCGGAGAAGGCGGTCAAGGCCGGCAAGTTCATCACCCTCGGCGACTCCAAGGTGCCGGTGCTCGACGGCCGCAAGAAGGCCGAGAAGGACAGCCAGTTCACCCGCTACATCCCGGTGCCGAAGAACCCGCACGGCCTGAACACCTCGTCCGATGGCAAGTACTTCATCGCCAACGGCAAGCTGTCGCCGACCGTGTCGATGATCGAGATTGCCAGGCTGCCGGACCTGTTCGCCGACAAGCTGGCCGATCCGCGTGACACCATCGCCGCCGAAGTCGAACTGGGCCTCGGCCCGCTGCACACCACCTTCGACGGTCGCGGCAACGCCTACACCACCGTGTTCATCGACAGCCAGGTGGTCAAGTGGAACATGGCCGACGCGGTTCGCGCCTACAAGGGCGAGAAGGTCAACTACATCAAGCAGAAGCTCGACGTGCACTACCAGCCGGGCCACATCCACGCCTCGCTCTGCGAAACCAGCGAAGCCGATGGCAAGTGGCTGGTGGCGCTGTGCAAGTTCGGCAAGGACCGCTTCCTGCCAACCGGCCCGCTGCACCCGGAAAACGACCAGCTGATCGACATCTCCGGTGAGGAAATGAAGCTGGTGCATGACGGCCCGACCTATGCCGAGCCGCACGACTGCATCATGGCCCGTCGCGACCAGATCAAGCCGAAGAAGCTCTGGGACCGCAACGATCCGTTCTTCGCGCCGACCGTGGAAAGGGCGAAGAAGGATGGCATCAACCTGGAGACCGACAACAAGGTCATCCGCGACGGCAACAAGGTGCGCGTGTACATGACCTCCATGGCGCCGGCGTTCGGGGTGCAGGAGTTCACCGTCAAGCAGGGCGACGAAGTCACCGTGACCATCACCAACATCGACCAGATCGAAGACGTATCCCACGGTTTCGTCATGGTCAATCACGGTGCGAGCATGGAGATCAGCCCGCAACAGACCTCTTCCATCACCTTCATCGCTGACAAGCCGGGGCTGCACTGGTACTACTGCAGCTGGTTCTGCCACGCGCTGCACATGGAAATGGTCGGCCGCATGATGGTCGAGCCCGCGTAA
- a CDS encoding nitrous oxide reductase family maturation protein NosD — translation MFKAQAGFFSRYPAAVTLLLLFSGAAQAAPQSITTLPLQPDGENRWRLPAGEYQGQFSIAQSMQLRCEPGAVIRSQGQGSSLLISAPDVVVEGCTLRDWGSDLTAMDSAVFVLPAAPRALIQNNRMQGAGFGVFVDGAADVQVIGNEIEGEVDVRSQDRGNGIHLFAVKGARIVGNHVRNSRDGIYIDTSNGNHLEANVLEDLRYGVHYMFANDNSVIDNVTRRTRTGYALMQSRKLIVTGNRSEQDQNYGILMNYITYSTITGNFVSEVQRGDTGGDSMISGGEGKALFIYNSLFNTIENNHFEKSSLGIHLTAGSEDNRISGNAFVGNQQQVKYVATRTQEWSVDGRGNYWSDYLGWDRNDDGLGDVAYEPNDNVDRLLWLYPQVRLLMNSPSIEVLSWVQRAFPVVKSPGVQDSHPLMKLPTEELLTEKQEPTS, via the coding sequence GTGTTCAAAGCTCAGGCTGGTTTTTTCTCGCGATACCCCGCAGCAGTCACGCTGCTGCTTTTATTCAGTGGTGCGGCCCAGGCGGCACCGCAATCCATCACGACCCTGCCGCTGCAGCCCGACGGTGAAAACCGCTGGCGCCTGCCTGCCGGGGAATATCAGGGCCAGTTCAGCATCGCGCAATCGATGCAGCTACGCTGCGAACCGGGCGCCGTCATCCGCTCCCAGGGCCAGGGCAGCAGCCTGCTCATCAGCGCGCCCGACGTCGTCGTCGAAGGCTGCACGCTGCGCGACTGGGGCTCCGATCTCACCGCCATGGATTCGGCGGTGTTCGTCCTGCCGGCCGCGCCGCGGGCGCTGATCCAGAACAATCGCATGCAGGGCGCGGGCTTCGGCGTGTTCGTCGATGGCGCCGCCGACGTGCAGGTGATCGGCAACGAGATCGAAGGCGAGGTGGACGTGCGCTCGCAGGATCGCGGCAATGGCATTCACCTGTTTGCGGTCAAGGGCGCGCGTATCGTCGGCAATCACGTGCGCAACTCGCGCGATGGCATCTACATCGACACTTCCAACGGCAACCACCTGGAGGCCAACGTCCTCGAGGATCTGCGCTACGGCGTGCATTACATGTTCGCCAACGACAACAGCGTGATCGACAACGTCACCCGCCGTACCCGCACCGGTTACGCGCTGATGCAGAGCCGCAAGCTGATCGTCACGGGCAACCGCTCCGAGCAGGATCAGAACTACGGCATCCTGATGAACTACATCACCTATTCGACCATCACCGGCAACTTCGTCAGCGAGGTGCAGCGTGGCGATACCGGCGGCGACAGCATGATCAGCGGCGGCGAGGGCAAGGCGCTGTTCATCTACAACTCGCTGTTCAACACCATCGAGAACAACCACTTCGAGAAGAGCTCGCTCGGTATCCACCTGACCGCCGGCTCCGAAGACAACCGCATTTCCGGCAACGCCTTCGTCGGCAACCAGCAGCAGGTCAAGTACGTGGCGACCCGCACCCAGGAATGGTCGGTGGACGGCCGTGGCAATTACTGGAGCGACTACCTGGGCTGGGACCGCAACGACGACGGCCTGGGCGATGTCGCCTACGAACCCAACGACAACGTCGATCGCCTGCTCTGGCTCTACCCGCAGGTGCGCCTGCTGATGAACAGCCCGAGCATCGAAGTGCTGAGCTGGGTGCAGCGGGCCTTCCCGGTGGTCAAGTCGCCGGGCGTGCAGGACAGCCATCCGCTGATGAAGCTGCCGACTGAAGAACTCCTAACCGAAAAGCAGGAACCAACGTCATGA
- a CDS encoding ABC transporter ATP-binding protein: MNAVEIQGVSQRYGSMTVLHDLNLNLGEGEVLGLFGHNGAGKTTSMKLILGLLAPSEGQVKVLGRAPNDPQVRRQLGYLPENVTFYPQLSGRETLRHFARLKGAALSQVDELLEQVGLAHAADRRVKTYSKGMRQRLGLAQALLGEPRLLLLDEPTVGLDPIATQDLYLLIDRLRQRGTSIILCSHVLPGVEAHINRAAILAKGRLQAVGSLSQLRAEAGLPVRIRASGISERDSWLQRWTDAGHSARGLSESSLEVVAVNGHKLVLLRQLLGESEPEDIEIHQPSLEDLYRYYMERAGDVRAQEGRP, encoded by the coding sequence ATGAACGCCGTCGAGATCCAGGGCGTAAGCCAGCGTTACGGCAGCATGACCGTGCTGCACGATCTGAACCTGAACCTCGGTGAGGGCGAGGTGCTGGGGCTGTTCGGCCATAACGGCGCCGGCAAGACCACCAGCATGAAGCTGATTCTCGGCCTGCTTGCGCCGAGCGAGGGCCAGGTGAAAGTCCTCGGCCGCGCGCCGAACGATCCGCAGGTGCGCCGTCAGCTCGGCTATCTGCCGGAGAACGTCACCTTCTATCCGCAGTTGAGCGGCCGCGAAACCCTGCGCCATTTCGCTCGCCTGAAGGGCGCAGCCCTGAGCCAGGTAGACGAGCTGCTCGAGCAGGTCGGCCTGGCGCATGCCGCCGACCGCCGGGTGAAGACCTATTCCAAGGGCATGCGCCAGCGCCTCGGTCTGGCCCAGGCGCTGCTCGGCGAACCCCGCCTGCTGCTGCTCGACGAGCCGACCGTGGGCCTCGATCCGATCGCCACCCAGGACCTCTATCTGCTGATCGACCGCCTGCGTCAGCGCGGCACCAGCATCATTCTCTGCTCTCACGTGCTGCCGGGTGTGGAGGCGCACATCAACCGCGCGGCGATCCTCGCCAAGGGCCGCCTGCAGGCAGTGGGCAGCCTGTCGCAACTGCGTGCCGAAGCCGGGCTGCCGGTGCGCATCCGTGCCAGCGGCATCAGCGAGCGCGACAGCTGGCTGCAACGCTGGACCGATGCCGGACACAGCGCCCGCGGCCTCAGCGAATCGAGCCTGGAAGTGGTCGCGGTCAACGGCCACAAGCTGGTGCTGCTGCGCCAGCTGCTGGGTGAGAGCGAGCCGGAGGACATCGAGATCCACCAGCCGTCGCTGGAAGACCTCTACCGCTATTACATGGAGCGCGCCGGTGACGTACGCGCCCAGGAGGGTCGCCCATGA
- a CDS encoding ABC transporter permease subunit has protein sequence MNQVWNIARKELSDGLRNRWLLAISLLFAVLAVGIAWLGAAASGQLGFTSIPATIASLASLATFLMPLIALLLAYDAIVGEDEGGTLMLLLTYPLGRGQILLGKFVGHGLILALAVLIGFGCAALAIAVLVEGVELGMLFWAFGRFMISSTLLGWVFLAFAYVLSGKVNEKSSAAGLALGVWFLFVLVFDLVLLALLVLSEGKFNPELLPWLLLLNPTDIYRLINLSGFEGSASAMGVLSLGADLPVPASVLWLCLLAWIGVSLLLAFGIFRRRLT, from the coding sequence ATGAACCAGGTCTGGAACATCGCCCGCAAGGAACTCAGCGATGGCCTGCGCAACCGCTGGCTGCTCGCCATCAGCCTGCTCTTCGCCGTGCTCGCGGTGGGTATCGCCTGGCTCGGCGCTGCGGCGTCAGGGCAGCTCGGCTTCACCTCGATTCCGGCGACTATCGCCAGCTTGGCCAGTCTGGCCACCTTCCTGATGCCGTTGATCGCGTTGCTGCTCGCTTACGACGCCATCGTCGGCGAGGACGAGGGCGGCACGCTGATGCTGCTGCTGACCTATCCGCTGGGGCGTGGGCAGATCCTGCTCGGCAAGTTCGTCGGCCACGGGCTGATTCTCGCCCTGGCGGTGCTGATCGGCTTCGGTTGCGCGGCGCTGGCCATCGCCGTGCTGGTCGAAGGTGTCGAACTCGGCATGCTGTTCTGGGCGTTCGGCCGTTTCATGATCTCCTCGACGCTGCTCGGCTGGGTGTTTCTCGCCTTCGCCTATGTGCTCAGCGGCAAGGTCAACGAGAAGTCCAGTGCCGCCGGGCTGGCGCTCGGGGTGTGGTTTCTCTTCGTGCTGGTGTTCGACCTGGTCCTGCTCGCGCTGCTGGTACTCAGCGAAGGCAAGTTCAACCCGGAGCTGCTGCCCTGGCTGCTCTTGCTCAACCCCACCGACATCTACCGGCTGATCAACCTGTCCGGCTTCGAAGGCAGCGCCAGCGCAATGGGCGTGCTGTCGCTCGGTGCCGACCTGCCCGTGCCGGCTTCGGTACTCTGGCTGTGCCTGCTGGCCTGGATCGGCGTGTCGCTGCTGCTGGCGTTCGGCATCTTTCGCCGGCGCCTGACCTGA
- a CDS encoding nitrous oxide reductase accessory protein NosL has protein sequence MNALHRIGAGTLLAMLLAFGLAGCGEKEKVQQALEPVAFHAADECHVCGMIISDFPGPKGQAVEKGGVKKFCSTAEMLGWWLQPENRLLDARLYVHDMGRSVWEKPDDSHLIDATSAYYVVGTSLKGAMGASLATFADEQAAMRLAEEHGGRVLRFEQIDQALLQEAASMHEHTSGDAHNAHQGH, from the coding sequence ATGAACGCACTGCATCGCATCGGCGCCGGAACGCTCCTGGCCATGTTGCTCGCCTTCGGCCTGGCCGGCTGCGGCGAGAAGGAGAAGGTCCAGCAAGCGCTCGAGCCGGTGGCCTTTCATGCCGCTGACGAGTGTCACGTCTGCGGCATGATCATCAGCGACTTCCCCGGGCCCAAGGGCCAGGCGGTGGAGAAGGGCGGCGTGAAGAAGTTCTGCTCCACGGCCGAGATGCTCGGCTGGTGGCTGCAGCCGGAGAATCGTCTGCTCGATGCCAGGCTGTACGTACACGATATGGGCCGTAGCGTCTGGGAAAAGCCGGATGACAGTCACCTGATCGACGCAACCAGCGCCTACTATGTAGTCGGTACGTCGCTCAAGGGCGCCATGGGTGCGTCGCTGGCGACCTTCGCCGACGAGCAGGCCGCCATGCGCCTCGCCGAGGAACACGGTGGTCGCGTATTGCGCTTCGAGCAGATCGATCAGGCGCTGCTGCAGGAGGCGGCGAGCATGCACGAGCACACGTCCGGCGATGCACACAACGCACACCAGGGCCACTGA
- the tatA gene encoding twin-arginine translocase TatA/TatE family subunit: MMGISVWQLLIILLIVVMLFGTKRLRGLGSDLGSAISGFRKSVSDAETTSQAETVKQEIK, from the coding sequence ATGATGGGTATCAGCGTCTGGCAACTTCTGATCATTCTTCTGATCGTCGTCATGCTGTTCGGCACCAAGCGCCTGCGCGGCCTGGGCTCCGATCTGGGCAGCGCGATCAGCGGCTTCCGCAAATCGGTGAGTGACGCCGAGACCACGTCTCAGGCCGAGACGGTCAAGCAGGAAATCAAGTAA
- a CDS encoding NnrS family protein, translated as MQVIDRRKALSIPPIWRLAFRPFFLAGSLFALLAIPLWVAAWTGLSPGFQPTGGWLAWHRHEMLFGFAMAIVAGFLLTAVQTWTGQTAPSGNRLMGLAMLWLAARLGWLFGLPAAWLAPLDLLFLLALAWMMARMLWAVRQKRNYPIVVVLTLMFGADVLILTGLLQGNDALQRQGVLAGLWLVAALMALIGGRVIPFFTQRGLGKVEAVKPWVWLDVALLVGTGIVALLHAFGVALQPHPLLGLLFVAIGVGHLLRLARWYDHGIWKVGLLWSLHLAMLWLVVAAFGLALWHFGLLAQSSPSLHALSVGSMGGLILAMIARVTLGHTGRPLQLPAGIIGAFVLFNLGTAARVFLSVIWPVGGLWLAAACWAAAFVLYVWRYAPMLVAPRVDGHPG; from the coding sequence GTGCAAGTTATCGATCGGCGAAAAGCCCTGAGTATTCCGCCTATCTGGCGGCTCGCCTTTCGCCCCTTCTTTCTCGCTGGCAGCCTGTTCGCGCTGTTGGCGATTCCACTCTGGGTCGCCGCGTGGACCGGGCTCTCGCCGGGCTTTCAGCCCACCGGTGGCTGGCTGGCCTGGCACCGTCACGAAATGCTGTTCGGCTTCGCCATGGCGATCGTCGCCGGCTTTCTGCTCACCGCGGTGCAGACCTGGACCGGGCAGACCGCGCCCTCCGGCAACCGCCTGATGGGGTTGGCGATGCTCTGGCTGGCCGCGCGCCTGGGCTGGCTGTTCGGCCTGCCGGCCGCATGGCTGGCACCGCTCGATCTGCTGTTCCTGCTGGCGTTGGCCTGGATGATGGCGCGGATGCTCTGGGCCGTACGGCAGAAGCGCAACTACCCGATCGTGGTGGTGCTGACGCTGATGTTCGGCGCTGACGTGCTGATCCTGACCGGCCTGCTGCAGGGTAACGATGCGCTGCAGCGCCAGGGCGTGCTCGCCGGGCTGTGGCTGGTCGCGGCGCTGATGGCGCTGATCGGCGGCCGGGTGATTCCGTTCTTCACCCAGCGCGGCCTGGGCAAGGTCGAGGCGGTCAAGCCCTGGGTCTGGCTGGATGTCGCCCTGCTGGTGGGCACCGGGATCGTCGCGCTGCTGCACGCCTTCGGCGTTGCCCTGCAGCCGCATCCGCTGCTGGGCCTGCTGTTCGTCGCCATCGGCGTCGGCCATCTGCTGCGCCTGGCGCGCTGGTACGACCACGGCATCTGGAAGGTCGGCCTGCTCTGGTCGCTGCACCTGGCGATGCTCTGGCTGGTGGTTGCCGCCTTCGGCCTGGCGCTCTGGCATTTCGGTCTGCTGGCACAGTCCAGCCCTTCGCTGCATGCGCTGAGCGTCGGCTCCATGGGCGGGCTGATCCTGGCGATGATCGCCCGCGTGACTCTCGGCCACACCGGCCGGCCGCTGCAGTTGCCGGCCGGCATCATCGGTGCCTTCGTGCTGTTCAACCTGGGTACGGCAGCGCGGGTATTCCTCTCCGTCATCTGGCCGGTCGGCGGTCTGTGGCTGGCAGCGGCCTGCTGGGCGGCGGCCTTCGTTCTGTATGTCTGGCGCTACGCGCCGATGCTGGTCGCACCGCGGGTCGATGGCCATCCGGGCTGA